The nucleotide window GATCGTGTCGTGGGCGTAGGCGTCGTCGAGATGCACCGGGTTCCGGTCGGTCGAGACCTCGGCGAAAAGCTCGATGTCGCGATCCGTCACCTCTTTGCGCAGGTGGCGGGTCATCCCCATCTCGATGTCCTCGATGCAGATCGTGCCGCGCGGGAAGTTGTCCAACATCTCAGCCTCCATGGCTTTCGCCTCGTAATAAATACGCGACGAATGCCGCGATTTCGGTAACTTTATTACTTCGCGGGCGCAGAAAATCAAGGGTGTTTTCCGGATCCGAGACGAAAGAACCGGGGGGCGGCAGTGTGGCGGGGGGCTCAGAGCCCGCCCGCGAGCGCCGGGGCGAGCAGCCAGAGACCGGCCAGCACGAGCGCAATGCCCGCGCCCCGGCTCAGGGCGCGGGGCCAGGGCAGCAGCTTCTCGGCCAGCACGAACAGCGCCAGCCCGACGATCCACCACAGGTTCATGATGCCACCGACAAAGAGCAGCGCCATCAGCGCCCAGCAGCACCCGAGGCAGTAGCTCCCGTGGTCGAGCCCCATCCTGAGCGCGCCGCCCATGCCCGGGCGTCTGTGGGCGGCAAGGAAATGCGCGGGGCTGCGGCAATGCGCGAGGCAGGCGTCCTTCAGAGGCGTGAACTGGAAAATCCCGGCGGCGATCATCACGAGGCCCGAGAAGCCCGCGGATTTCACCGTCATCATCGCGCCATCGACAAGCCCGGCGCCTTCCAGCAGCCATTGCGCCGCGGCGGCCCCGGCCGAGAACAGGGCCCAGCACAGCAGGTAGCCCGCGAGGAAAGTCAGCCCCAGCAGGTGCGCCCGATCCCGCTCCGTGCCCCCCTTCTTGACCGCGACGAAAAGCAGGAGCATCGGCGCGGCGCTGGGGGTCATCATCGCGATCATCATGATCCACCACATGAGGAAGATCAGAAGCGCGTAGCCGGGGCTCCAGGCCGGGGCCATGCCCATCGACATGGGGGGCTGCCCGACCGGAGGCGCCATGCGCGTCATGTCCAGCGCGGTCATGCTCATGCCGACACCGAAGACGGTGTAGAGCCCCGCGAGCAGCACGATCACGGCCACCGCGAAGACGACGACAAGCGTGTCGCGCCGGGCCAGCGTCTCGGCCAGTCCGGCGCCGGGCGGTCGGTTCGACATCCCGGTCATCTCCCGCCCCCGTCAGGCGTGAACGACGCCTGCACCGGTCAGGTGCAGGTGCGCGATATGTGCGTGGCTCGCGGAATTCTTCAGCAGTTCGATCGCGGCATCGCCGGTTTCGGTCGAGCCGCAGGCAAAGGCGGCGCTGCTGAACTCGAACCCGTGGGGCAGGTTGACCCGTACGTGATGCGGCTCGCCGCTGACGATGTTGGGGATCGGCTTGATGTCGGTCGAGAACGCCGAGGCGGCCTTGATCGAGCCGATGCCGGTCTCCTCGTCATAGCTCATCTCGATGGTGCCGGTGAGCGTGGGGTGACGGTTCGGGGACATCGCGCCGAAGACGAACCACATGGTGGCCATCTCCTCGGTGTCCTCACCGGTCATGATCTTCTCGAGGGCCTCGCGCTGCGCAGGCGTTGCAGATTCGTCGATGATGAGCTGCATCTGGCCGTTGCCCTCGTGCACGGCACCGGGCCACTTGTAGAGCGTCGCGGCCTTGAGACCGCTCAGGTCGATGTCACCGTAGTGCCCCTCGGTGATGTCGAAGGCGACGGCGGCCTCGCAGGTGCCGTCACTGGGGGGCTGGCTGAACTGGCACGGGCAGCCGAACGCGCAGTTGCAGTTGGCAAGCTCGAGCGCCTTGATACTCCAATCGGTCATGTCGAAAATCTCCTGGCAACAGGTTGGCATTTGCAATGCAGGCCGTGGCCGGGAAATTGACTGGGACTCGAACGGTTACGCTACGTTTGGCCACGCCGTTTACGTAGCGTAACCCATTTCAAATGAGTTTCAAAACTCGGCATGTGTCCCGCCGCGCGTTCGCGGCGGGACCCGGTGGCGATCAGGGTCCGCTCGGGAAAAGGTTCAGCGCAGGAAACCAATGGAGTAGGTCGCGCCCACGCCTTCCTTTTCGAGGAAGTCGAGCAGAGCCTTCTCGTGCGGCTGCCGGTCGGTGCGGGTCTCTTCGGCAGCAAGCCCACCGGTCACGAACAGCGAATCGATGTCCTCTCCCTGTGCCCCCTGGATGTCGGTGCGCACGCCGTCCCCGATGGCGAGAATGGTCGGGTCCGACAGGTCGGGGGCAACCTCGGCCAGCCGGCGGCGGGCAAGGTCATAGATGGGCGGATGCGGCTTGCCGAAGTAGAGGCTCTCGCCGCCCATCTCGGAGTAGAGCGCCGCGAGGGCGCCCGCGCACCATTCGCGGTGATCGCCGCGGTCGACGACAACGTCGGGATTGGCACAGAGCAGCTTCAGCCCCTTCTGCTTGGCGAGCAGGAATTGCGGGCGCATCTCGGCGGGGTCGGCCTTTGCGTCGAAGAGGCCGGTGCAGACGATGCCCTCGGCCTCCTCGAGCGCCACGCGCTCGACCTCGACCGGGTTCTCGATCAGCTTCATCGGTTCGAAGAACGGCAGCTCGGCCTCGGTTCCGATGAAGTAGACCTTGCGGCCCACGGCGCCCTCGAACATCGCCGCGCGGGCGGAATCGCCCGAGCTCGCGATGTTGTCGAAGCAGTCGTCCGGAATGCCGAACCCCTCGAACTGCTTGTAGACCTCGGCGCGGCCGCGCGGCGAGTTGGTGACCAGCACCACGACGCCGCCCTGCTTGCGGTAGGCCCGCAGCGCCTCGACGGCCTCGGGATAGGCGGTGACGCCGTTGTGCAGGCACCCCCAGAGGTCGACGAACATGGCGTCATACTGGTGGGAGATGTCGGACAGGGCTTCGATAATCTGCGTCATGGATACCTCGGGGGAGAGACTGGTCGCGCCGTTGTTACGGGGGCGGGCCGGGCTTGGCCAGCCCGGCGGCGCCTTAGAGATCGACCGTGACCCGATAGCCGAAACGCACGCTGTCGCCGGGCGCGAGGGCAAGGCTGAACGGGCGTTCGGAGATCTGTGGCGAGGCACCGGTTTCGGCGGCCATGCCGTGCCACGGCTCGACGCAGAGATAGGGCGCGCCGGGAATAGTCCAGAGCGCGAGGTTGGGCAGGTTCTCGAAGCGGAAGGACAGCTGCGGGCCCTCCGGCACGCCGTAGCGCAGCGTGTCGCCGGCGCCCTCGGGAAAGATCATCGCGTCGGCCTCGAACTGCGTGGGGTCGAGCACCAGCCGCCCCTCGTCGAAGGGCGAGGCATGGCGGTCGGGGGGCAGCAGCCCGTCGCTCAGCCGCGCCAGCGCGGGCTCGGCGCCGTTGGCAAGAAGCACCTCGTGCGGAAGCCCCTTCGCGCCGGGCAAGGGCCAGGCAAAGGCCGGGTGGAAGCCGAAGCCGAAGGGCATCTCGCGGTCGTCGTGGTTGGTGATCTCGACTCCCACCGCGAGCGTGTCGCCCTCGAGGCCATGCGTGACCGACAGCTCGAAGGCAAAGGGATAGAGCGTCCGGGTCTCCGCGTCATCGCGAAGGACATGCCGGCAGTGGTCCGGCCCGTGGTCGTCAATCGCAAAGGTCGCGCGCCGGGCAAAGCCGTGCTGGCGCATCTCGGCCTCGTGGTCGCCCACGGCGATGCGGTTGCCAGGCGCGCGCCCGACGATCGGAAAGAGGATCGGCGCCCGGCCGCTCCACCAGGTCGGATCGCCGTGCCACAGCAGGTCGTCTCCGGCGGCGGTGCGCAAGGTCTGCATCTCGGCGCCGAGCGGCGCGATCGTTGCGGAAAGCGCATCGTTTGCGATGCGGATGGTGTCGTCGGTCATCGGTGTCCTGGTCTCCTGCGCGTGGCCTCAGGGCCGCAGCTTGGCGCAGCGCCGGGGGGAAGGCCAGCGCTAGCGGTCGGGCGGGGTCCAGTCGGCGGGCGGCACCTCGCGCCGCCGCAGCCGCAGGGCAAGCCCGACGCTCACCCCCATCCCGATGGCGATTGTCAGATCCGTGAAGATCGTCAGCACCAGCGTCATCGCCAGCAGACCCCGGTCGCTGAGATGGCCTTGTGTGGCATGGGCGCGCCA belongs to Salipiger profundus and includes:
- a CDS encoding DUF1326 domain-containing protein encodes the protein MTDWSIKALELANCNCAFGCPCQFSQPPSDGTCEAAVAFDITEGHYGDIDLSGLKAATLYKWPGAVHEGNGQMQLIIDESATPAQREALEKIMTGEDTEEMATMWFVFGAMSPNRHPTLTGTIEMSYDEETGIGSIKAASAFSTDIKPIPNIVSGEPHHVRVNLPHGFEFSSAAFACGSTETGDAAIELLKNSASHAHIAHLHLTGAGVVHA
- a CDS encoding TIGR01459 family HAD-type hydrolase, producing MTQIIEALSDISHQYDAMFVDLWGCLHNGVTAYPEAVEALRAYRKQGGVVVLVTNSPRGRAEVYKQFEGFGIPDDCFDNIASSGDSARAAMFEGAVGRKVYFIGTEAELPFFEPMKLIENPVEVERVALEEAEGIVCTGLFDAKADPAEMRPQFLLAKQKGLKLLCANPDVVVDRGDHREWCAGALAALYSEMGGESLYFGKPHPPIYDLARRRLAEVAPDLSDPTILAIGDGVRTDIQGAQGEDIDSLFVTGGLAAEETRTDRQPHEKALLDFLEKEGVGATYSIGFLR
- a CDS encoding aldose 1-epimerase family protein is translated as MTDDTIRIANDALSATIAPLGAEMQTLRTAAGDDLLWHGDPTWWSGRAPILFPIVGRAPGNRIAVGDHEAEMRQHGFARRATFAIDDHGPDHCRHVLRDDAETRTLYPFAFELSVTHGLEGDTLAVGVEITNHDDREMPFGFGFHPAFAWPLPGAKGLPHEVLLANGAEPALARLSDGLLPPDRHASPFDEGRLVLDPTQFEADAMIFPEGAGDTLRYGVPEGPQLSFRFENLPNLALWTIPGAPYLCVEPWHGMAAETGASPQISERPFSLALAPGDSVRFGYRVTVDL
- a CDS encoding DUF2182 domain-containing protein, translating into MSNRPPGAGLAETLARRDTLVVVFAVAVIVLLAGLYTVFGVGMSMTALDMTRMAPPVGQPPMSMGMAPAWSPGYALLIFLMWWIMMIAMMTPSAAPMLLLFVAVKKGGTERDRAHLLGLTFLAGYLLCWALFSAGAAAAQWLLEGAGLVDGAMMTVKSAGFSGLVMIAAGIFQFTPLKDACLAHCRSPAHFLAAHRRPGMGGALRMGLDHGSYCLGCCWALMALLFVGGIMNLWWIVGLALFVLAEKLLPWPRALSRGAGIALVLAGLWLLAPALAGGL